The proteins below are encoded in one region of Alosa sapidissima isolate fAloSap1 chromosome 24, fAloSap1.pri, whole genome shotgun sequence:
- the LOC121700176 gene encoding complement factor B-like, with protein sequence MYLSIYIVKSRYTCYVFSPTEKILLNKDHVQAIFLSKERKMKHALIKQGMHQKKSCFEMAINANGVSPKAKYTDVVTDIFLCTGGIDPQTDDAACKGESGGALFLERNSRSIQVGVISWGVQDICTGGSEKSSATHRDYHISLFKVQVRQFLKDNVKDGVTFLN encoded by the exons atgtatctatctatctatattgtGAAGTCACGctacacatgttatgtttttTCTCCAACAGAGAAGATATTGTTGAATAAAGACCATGTGCAAGCAATATTTCTGTCAAAAGAAAGGAAAATGAAACATGCCTTGATCAAGCAAGGAATGCATCAG AAGAAGTCCTGCTTTGAAATGGCCATAAATGCTAATGGTGTATCCCCTAAAGCTAAATACACAGACGTTGTGACTGACATATTCCTGTGTACTGGGGGGATTGATCCCCAGACTGATGATGCTGCTTGTAAAG GAGAGTCTGGTGGTGCTTTGTTTCTTGAAAGGAACAGCCGCTCAATTCAG GTTGGAGTTATCAGTTGGGGTGTGCAGGACATTTGCACAGGGGGCTCAGAAAAATCCAGTGCAACACACAGAGACTATCACATCAGCCTCTTTAAAGTACAAGTACGGCAGTTCTTGAAGGACAACGTGAAGGATGGAGTAACATTTCTAAACTGA